A single window of Gossypium arboreum isolate Shixiya-1 chromosome 13, ASM2569848v2, whole genome shotgun sequence DNA harbors:
- the LOC108464113 gene encoding ubiquitin C-terminal hydrolase 22-like: MSSKISGRVSPQPCPHLLDFCSRNGSKPFRALQDCIRVKPPGGRAAIRREPFEVPRCGTCDESSRPRLYACVACAAVFCHAPPIHSHASAHALSVPGHEIAVDVDRAELFCCACRDQVYDRDFDAAVVLAQTITSTTSTSGSTVTQCKATGSQPDNLRKRRRVDYSLWAPNSRENAIIENHSIPLHDATNGSLISSTELPWGLRGLNNLGNTCFMNSVLQALLHTPPLRNYFLSDRHNRYYCQQKNGATLNGSKNSRFCLACDMDAMFSAVFSGDRTPYSPAKFLHSWWQHAANLASYEQQDAHEFFISMLDGIHEKVAKEKRKTHSPGTGDCCIAHRVFSGILRSDVMCMACGFTSTTYDPCLDISLDLEPSQGVSGKSSLAKSNNSCNVEADCTGSSQNCGISTLKGCLERFTRAEKLGSDQKFFCQKCQVRQESLKQMSIRKLPLVSCFHIKRFEHSSIRRMSRKVDQYLQFPFSLDMAPYLSSSILRSRFGNRIFPFDGDEQDGCNEVSSEFELFAVVTHTGKLDAGHYVTYLRLSNHWYKCDDAWITRVNESIVLAAQGYMMFYVQKMLYYKASEKQAASWCDVRK; encoded by the exons ATGTCCTCCAAGATCAGCGGCCGGGTTTCGCCTCAGCCGTGTCCCCACCTCCTCGACTTCTGCTCCCGCAACGGCTCCAAGCCGTTTCGCGCCCTCCAGGACTGTATCCGTGTCAAGCCGCCCGGTGGTCGCGCCGCCATACGGAGGGAACCCTTCGAGGTGCCCCGGTGTGGCACTTGCGACGAATCCTCCCGTCCAAGGCTCTACGCTTGCGTCGCCTGCGCCGCCGTGTTCTGTCACGCGCCTCCAATTCATTCTCACGCGTCGGCTCACGCGCTTTCCGTCCCCGGCCACGAGATCGCTGTTGATGTCGACCGAGCTGAGCTGTTTTGCTGCGCGTGCCGTGACCAGGTCTACGATCGCGACTTTGACGCCGCTGTAGTCCTCGCTCAAACTATCACCTCCACCACCTCCACTTCTGGATCCACCGTAACTCAATGCAAAGCCACGGGATCTCAACCGGATAACCTCCGAAAGCGCCGTCGAGTAGATTATAGCTTGTGGGCTCCAAATTCAAGAGAAAACGCCATAATCGAAAACCATTCGATTCCTCTCCACGACGCCACCAATGGTTCATTGATTTCATCGACAGAATTACCTTGGGGATTACGCGGATTGAATAATTTGGGGAATACGTGCTTTATGAATTCGGTTTTGCAAGCATTGCTCCATACGCCACCATTGCGAAACTATTTCTTGAGTGATCGGCATAATAGATATTATTGTCAGCAAAAAAATGGCGCCACCCTCAATGGTTCCAAAAATTCAAGATTCTGTTTGGCTTGCGACATGGACGCCATGTTTTCGGCTGTTTTCTCGGGGGATCGTACTCCTTATAGTCCAGCTAAGTTCTTGCACAG TTGGTGGCAACATGCAGCAAATTTGGCGAGTTACGAGCAGCAGGACGCACATGAATTCTTCATTTCCATGCTTGATGGGATCCATGAAAAGGTGGCTAAGGAAAAAAGGAAGACCCACAGTCCAG GCACTGGAGATTGTTGCATTGCACATAGAGTATTTTCTGGTATTCTGCGATCTGATGTCATGTGTATGGCTTGTGGTTTCACATCCACGACATATGATCCGTGTCTAGACATTTCTCTGGATTTGGAGCCAAGCCAAGGTGTTTCCGGGAAATCTTCATTGGCAAAAAGCAACAATTCTTGCAATGTTGAGGCAGATTGCACGGGTTCAAGTCAAAATTGTGGGATATCTACTTTAAAGGGTTGCTTAGAAAGATTTACTAGAGCTGAGAAGTTGGGTTCTGATCAGAAATTTTTCTGTCAAAAGTGTCAGGTGAGACAAGAATCCCTTAAGCAGATGTCCATAAGAAAGCTTCCATTGGTTTCGTGTTTTCACATCAAAAGATTCGAGCATTCTTCAATACGAAGGATGTCAAGGAAGGTTGACCAGTATCTGCAGTTCCCATTTTCGTTAGACATGGCTCCTTATCTCTCATCTTCCATTTTGAGGAGTCGATTTGGAAACAGGATCTTCCCTTTTgatggagatgaacaagatggATGCAATGAAGTATCATCCGAATTCGAGTTGTTTGCTGTTGTCACACACACAGGTAAATTAGATGCCGGCCATTACGTGACGTATTTGCGATTAAGTAACCACTGGTACAAGTGCGATGATGCATGGATTACTCGAGTTAACGAGAGCATCGTACTTGCTGCACAAGGATACATGATGTTCTACGTACAGAAGATGCTATATTACAAAGCAAGTGAAAAGCAAGCTGCTTCGTGGTGTGATGTTCGGAAGTAA
- the LOC108464000 gene encoding probable sucrose-phosphate synthase 1 translates to MAGNDWINSYLEAILDVGPNLDDAKSSLLLRERGRFSPTRYFVEEVITGFDETDLHRSWVKAQATRSPQERNTRLENMCWRIWNLARQKKQLESQLAQRKAKRRLERERGRREATADMSEDLSEGEKGDIVSDVSAHGETNKGRLPRINSVDAMETWASQQKGKKLYIVLISLHGLIRGENMELGRDSDTGGQVKYVVELARALGSMPGVYRVDLLTRQVASLDVDWSYGEPTEMLTPRNSEDFMDEIGESSGAYIVRIPFGPKDKYIPKELLWPHIPEFVDGALSHIIQMSHVLGEQIGSGKPVWPVAIHGHYADAGDSAALLSGALNVPMLFTGHSLGRDKLEQLLKQGRLSKDEINTTYKIMRRIEAEELSLDASEIVITSTRQEIDEQWRLYDGFDPVLERKLRARIRRNVSCYGRFMPRMVIIPPGMEFHHIVPQDGDMDGEVEGNEEHPSSPDPPIWSEIMRFFSNPRKPMILALARPDPKKNITTLVKAFGECRPLRELANLTLIMGNRDGIDEMSSTNASVLLSVLKLIDKYDLYGQVAYPKHHKQFEVPDIYRLAAKTKGVFINPAFIEPFGLTLIEAAAHGLPIVATKNGGPVDIHRVLDNGLLVDPHDQQSIADALLKLVADKHLWARCRQNGLKNIHLFSWPEHCKTYLSRIASCKPRHPQWQRSDDGGESSETDSPSDSLRDIHDISLNLKFSMDGDRSGASGNDNTLDSEGNDRKSKLENAVLSWSKGVLKDQRKAGSGDRIDHGSSTGKFPALRRRKHIFVIAVDSDSNEDLLDAIRKVFEAVEKERIEGSIGFILSTYMTISEIQSFLVSGGLNANDFDAFICNSGSDLFYSTINPEDGPFVIDFYYHSHIEYRWGGEGLRKTLVRWAGSVTDKMEGNEEHIVTVAEHLSTNYCYTFEVKNAGRVPPVKELRKLLRIQALRCNVIYCRNGTRINVIPVLASRSQALRYLYVRWGIDLSKMVVFVGDSGDTDYEGLLGGVHKSIILKGICCNTSNQLLANRNYPLSDVMPVDSPNILQTSQDCTSTDVRESLENLLKS, encoded by the exons ATGGCGGGTAACGATTGGATAAATAGTTACTTGGAGGCGATTTTGGATGTGGGTCCTAACTTAGACGATGCTAAATCGTCGTTGTTGCTCCGGGAACGAGGTAGGTTCAGCCCCACCCGTTATTTCGTGGAGGAGGTCATTACTGGATTCGATGAAACTGATCTACATCGTTCTTGGGTTAAG GCTCAAGCAACGAGGAGTCCTCAAGAGAGAAACACTAGATTGGAGAATATGTGTTGGAGGATTTGGAATTTGGCTCGGCAGAAGAAGCAG CTTGAGTCTCAGTTGGCCCAAAGAAAGGCTAAACGCCGTCTTGAACGTGAAAGAGGCCGCAGAGAAGCAACTGCTGATATGTCTGAAGACTTATCTGAAGGGGAGAAAGGAGATATTGTTAGTGATGTATCGGCTCACGGAGAGACCAACAAAGGCAGATTGCCTAGAATCAATTCTGTTGATGCAATGGAGACTTGGGCTAGTCAACAGAAGGGGAAAAAGCTATACATTGTACTAATAAG CCTTCATGGTCTAATTCGAGGTGAAAATATGGAGCTTGGTCGGGATTCTGATACCGGTGGTCAG GTTAAGTATGTTGTGGAACTTGCAAGGGCATTGGGTTCAATGCCGGGAGTTTATCGGGTTGATTTGCTTACTAGGCAAGTTGCGTCACTGGATGTAGATTGGAGCTATGGTGAACCCACAGAGATGCTGACACCAAGAAATTCAGAAGATTTTATGGATGAGATCGGAGAGAGCAGCGGTGCGTATATTGTACGAATACCATTTGGTCCAAAGGATAAATATATTCCCAAAGAACTTCTGTGGCCTCACATCCCTGAATTTGTTGATGGTGCACTTAGCCACATAATACAGATGTCTCATGTTCTTGGTGAGCAAATTGGTAGCGGGAAACCAGTCTGGCCTGTTGCCATCCATGGACATTACGCAGATGCAGGCGACTCTGCTGCTCTTCTATCTGGTGCTTTAAATGTACCAATGCTTTTTACTGGCCACTCACTTGGACGAGATAAGTTGGAACAACTTTTAAAGCAGGGCCGCTTATCAAAGGATGAAATAAATACAACATACAAAATTATGCGTCGAATAGAGGCTGAAGAATTATCTCTTGATGCCTCTGAAATAGTCATAACCAGTACTAGACAGGAAATAGATGAACAATGGCGTTTATATGATGGTTTTGATCCAGTCCTGGAACGTAAACTGCGTGCAAGGATCAGACGTAATGTCAGCTGCTATGGAAGGTTCATGCCTCGCATGGTT ATAATTCCTCCTGGAATGGAATTCCATCATATTGTCCCACAAGATGGTGATATGGATGGTGAGGTAGAAGGAAATGAAGAACATCCATCTTCCCCTGATCCGCCTATCTGGTCCGAG ATAATGCGCTTCTTCAGCAATCCTCGGAAGCCTATGATACTTGCCCTTGCTAGGCCAGATCCCAAAAAGAACATCACTACGTTGGTCAAAGCTTTCGGTGAATGTCGTCCACTACGGGAGCTTGCAAACCTT ACGCTAATCATGGGAAACCGAGATGGAATTGATGAAATGTCAAGCACAAATGCTTCTGTTCTTCTCTCAGTGCTTAAGCTTATTGACAAATATGATCTTTACGGACAAGTGGCATATCCTAAACACCATAAACAGTTTGAGGTTCCTGATATCTACCGACTAGCAGCAAAGACAAAG GGTGTTTTCATCAATCCAGCTTTTATCGAACCGTTTGGGCTTACTTTGATCGAG GCTGCAGCTCATGGTTTGCCTATTGTTGCCACCAAAAATGGAGGTCCTGTTGACATACATCGG GTGCTTGACAATGGTCTTCTTGTTGATCCTCATGACCAGCAGTCTATTGCTGATGCTCTTCTGAAGCTTGTTGCAGACAAGCATCTCTGGGCAAGATGCCGTCAAAATGGTTTGAAGAACATTCACCTATTTTCATGGCCAGAGCACTGTAAAACTTACTTATCTCGAATTGCCAGTTGCAAACCAAGGCATCCACAGTGGCAAAGGAGTGATGATGGAGGTGAAAGTTCAGAAACAGATTCACCGAGTGATTCATTGAGAGATATACACGATATTTCTTTGAACCTAAAGTTTTCAATGGATGGAGATAGGAGTGGAGCTAGTGGAAATGATAATACTTTAGATTCCGAAGGGAATGACCGAAAGAGTAAGTTGGAGAATGCCGTTTTATCATGGTCAAAAGGTGTTTTAAAAGATCAAAGGAAAGCTGGATCCGGAGACAGAATTGACCATGGTTCCAGCACAGGTAAGTTTCCAGCATTAAGGAGGAGGAAACATATTTTTGTCATTGCTGTGGACTCTGACTCCAATGAAGACCTTCTTGATGCTATCAGAAAGGTTTTTGAGGCTGTCGAAAAGGAAAGGATTGAAGGCTCTATAGGTTTTATATTGTCAACATACATGACAATATCTGAGATACAGTCTTTTCTAGTCTCTGGAGGCTTGAACGCTAATGATTTTGATGCTTTCATCTGCAATAGCGGTAGTGATCTCTTCTATTCAACTATTAACCCTGAAGATGGTCCCTTTGTAATTGACTTCTATTACCACTCACACATCGAGTATCGTTGGGGTGGGGAAGGATTGAGAAAGACTTTGGTCCGTTGGGCTGGATCGGTTACTGATAAGATGGAAGGGAATGAGGAGCATATTGTCACTGTTGCTGAACACCTTTCAACCAATTACTGCTACACTTTTGAAGTGAAAAATGCAGGAAGG GTTCCCCCTGTTAAAGAGCTCCGAAAGTTGCTGAGAATTCAAGCTCTCCGTTGTAATGTTATTTATTGTCGAAATGGAACCAGGATAAATGTTATTCCGGTTTTGGCATCTCGTTCTCAAGCCCTCAG GTATTTATACGTTCGGTGGGGCATCGACCTGTCGAAAATGGTGGTTTTTGTTGGAGATTCCGGGGACACAGATTATGAAGGTTTGCTTGGTGGGGTGCATAAAAGCATAATATTGAAAGGAATTTGCTGCAACACGAGCAATCAACTGCTCGCCAACAGAAATTATCCGCTCTCTGATGTCATGCCCGTCGACAGTCCCAACATTCTTCAGACATCTCAAGATTGCACGAGCACAGACGTTCGAGAATCCTTGGAGAATTTACTCAAAAGCTAA
- the LOC108463142 gene encoding LOW QUALITY PROTEIN: monogalactosyldiacylglycerol synthase 2, chloroplastic-like (The sequence of the model RefSeq protein was modified relative to this genomic sequence to represent the inferred CDS: substituted 1 base at 1 genomic stop codon) codes for MATNLVSPKKVASITERVWQSVYGNSSSSSSGGGGNHLRRCSYESDDDEYEDYDGVGTVQLMQMGAERTKNVLILMTDTGGGHRASAEAIRDAFSIEFGDEYRIIVKDVWKEYTGWPLNDMERSYKFMVKHVQLWKVAFHSTSPRWIHSCYLAAIAAYYAKEVEAGLMKYKPDIIISVHPLMQHIPLWVLKWQSLQKKVVFVTIITDLSSCHPTWFHPGVNRCCCPSNEVAKRALYDGLEESQVRVFGLPIWPSFARAVLSKDDLRKELERDPDLPAVLLMGGGEGMGPVKEAAKALGESLYDKDQEKPIGQLIIICGRNKGLTSTLESKEWKIPVKWSNKILLXVRGFETQMEKWMGACDCIITKAGPGTIAEALIRGLPIVLNDYIPGQEKGNVPYVVDNGAGVFTRSSSETARIVAEWFSTKTDELKRMSENALKLAQPEAVFDIVKDIHELALQRGPLANVPYVLTSSFTSLI; via the exons ATGGCGACGAATTTAGTGTCGCCGAAGAAAGTTGCTTCGATAACGGAGAGAGTATGGCAGAGTGTTTACGGGAATTCTTCTTCGAGCAGCAGCGGCGGCGGCGGCAACCATCTGAGGAGGTGTTCTTACGAGAGCGATGATGATGAGTACGAGGATTATGATGGGGTTGGGACCGTACAGTTGATGCAGATGGGAGCTGAAAGAACCAAGAATGTGCTGATTCTGATGACTGATACCGGCGGTGGTCATCGGGCTTCGGCTGAGGCTATCAGGGACGCCTTCagtattgaatttggtgatgaatATAGG ATAATTGTGAAAGATGTATGGAAAGAATACACTGGGTGGCCATTGAATGACATGGAAAGGTCCTACAAGTTCATGGTGAAACATGTACAGCTCTGGAAAGTTGCCTTTCATAGTACCTCTCCAAGATGGATACATAGCTGCTACCTTGCTGCCATTGCTGCTTATTATGCCAA GGAGGTAGAGGCAGGCCTAATGAAGTACAAACCAGACATTATCATTAGTGTTCATCCATTAATGCAACATATTCCACTCTGGGTTCTTAAATGGCAAAGCCTTCAAAAGAAAGTAGTTTTTGTCACTATTATTACAGACCTGAGCTCTTGTCACCCTACATG GTTCCATCCAGGGGTTAATAGATGTTGTTGCCCTTCAAATGAGGTAGCCAAGAGAGCATTATATGATGGTCTTGAAGAGTCACAGGTTCGGGTTTTCGGCTTGCCGATTTGGCCTTCTTTCGCACGAGCAGTTCTTTCCAAG GATGACTTGAGAAAAGAGCTTGAAAGGGATCCTGATTTGCCTGCTGTTCTACTAATGGGAGGAGGTGAAGGAATGGGACCTGTTAAGGAAGCAGCAAAGGCTCTTGGTGAATCGTTGTATGATAAAGATCAAGAGAAACCGATAGGACAATTGATCATCATATGCGGCCGGAACAAAGGCCTTACCTCGACACTGGAATCAAAGGAATGGAAGATCCCGGTGAA ATGGAGTAACAAAATCTTATTGTAGGTAAGAGGTTTTGAGACACAAATGGAGAAATGGATGGGAGCTTGTGACTGCATAATCACAAAA GCTGGTCCCGGCACCATTGCAGAGGCTTTGATTAGAGGGCTGCCTATTGTTCTCAATGACTACATTCCAGGACAG GAAAAGGGGAATGTACCATATGTAGTCGACAACGGAGCTGGGGTTTTCACCCGAAGTTCGTCGGAAACAGCTAGAATCGTGGCTGAATGGTTCAGTACAAAGACAGATGAGCTGAAGAGGATGTCGGAGAATGCTCTAAAACTAGCACAACCAGAGGCTGTATTTGATATTGTAAAGGACATCCATGAGCTAGCCTTGCAAAGAGGGCCTCTTGCCAATGTTCCTTATGTCTTGACATCATCATTCACAAGCCTTATTTAA
- the LOC108464114 gene encoding bifunctional purple acid phosphatase 26-like encodes MKSLLFQLILVPFVILNFVNNVNAGITSRFVREEWPSVDIPLDHEVFAVPKGYNAPQQVHITQGNYDGNAVIISWVTFDEPGSSKVQYGKSDKNYEFSAEGKMTNYTFYKYNSGYIHHVLVDGLEYDTKYYYKIGDGDSAREFWFQTPPMIGPDVPYKFGIIGDLGQTYNSLSTLEHYMESGAQSVLFVGDLSYADRYKYNDVGIRWDSWGRFVEKSTAYQPWIWSAGNHEIEDMPYMNEVTPFKSYLHRYPTPYLASKSSSPMWYAIRRASAHIIVLSSYSPFVKYTPQCKWLEEELNRVDRKKTPWLILLVHVPIYNSNEAHFMEGESMRAVFEEWFTHHKVDVIFSGHVHAYERSYRISNIRYNVSSGERFPVPDESAPVYITVGDGGNQEGLAGKFRDPQPDYSAFREASYGHSTLEIMNRTHAHYHWNRNDDGKKVAIDSFVLNNLYWSSNVRERKLKRHYLNGMRMIAS; translated from the exons ATGAAGTCTTTGCTGTTTCAATTAATATTGGTACCATTTGTTATCTTGAACTTTGTCAACAATGTGAATGCTGGTATCACGAGTAGATTCGTTCGAGAGGAGTGGCCATCGGTTGATATCCCTCTTGATCATGAAGTATTTGCAGTTCCCAAAGGATACAATGCACCTCAACAA GTGCATATAACACAGGGGAACTATGACGGAAATGCTGTAATAATCTCATGGGTTACATTTGATGAACCAGGGTCCAGCAAAGTTCAATATGGTAAATCTGATAAGAACTACGAATTCAGTGCAGAAGGGAAAATGACAAACTACACCTTTTATAAATACAATTCTGGCTATATTCATCATGTTCTTGTCGACGGCCTTGAG tATGATACCAAGTACTATTACAAGATTGGGGATGGTGATTCCGCACGAGAGTTTTGGTTTCAAACGCCTCCGATGATCGGTCCAGATGTTCCTTACAAATTTGGAATCATCG GTGATTTGGGACAGACGTATAACTCGCTATCCACACTTGAGCATTACATGGAGAGTGGAGCACAGAGTGTGTTGTTTGTAGGAGATCTTTCTTATGCCGATAGATACAAGTACAATGATGTTGGTATACGGTGGGATTCATGGGGTAGATTCGTGGAGAAAAGTACTGCTTATCAGCCATGGATATGGTCTGCTGGGAATCATGAAATAGAGGACATgccttatatg AATGAAGTTACTCCATTCAAATCGTATCTACATCGATATCCTACGCCTTATTTGGCTTCTAAAAGCAGTAGTCCTATGTGGTATGCTATTAGGCGTGCATCTGCTCATATAATCGTGCTATCAAGCTACTCTCCGTTTG TGAAATATACACCTCAATGCAAATGGCTCGAGGAAGAATTAAACAGGGTTGACAGGAAGAAGACCCCATGGCTCATTCTGCTTGTGCATGTTCCGATCTACAACAGTAACGAAGCACATTTCATGGAAGGTGAAAGTATGCGAGCAGTGTTCGAAGAATGGTTCACCCATCACAAAGTTGATGTAATCTTTTCTGGTCATGTCCATGCTTACGAAAGATCC TATCGAATCTCAAATATAAGGTACAATGTATCAAGTGGTGAACGTTTCCCTGTACCGGACGAATCAGCTCCTGTTTACATCACTGTTGGAGATGGTGGAAATCAAGAAGGTTTAGCAGGAAA GTTTAGAGATCCCCAACCGGATTATTCAGCATTCCGAGAAGCCAGTTACGGCCATTCGACACTGGAGATCATGAACAGAACACATGCACACTATCACTGGAACCGAAATGATGATGGGAAAAAAGTGGCAATTGACTCATTTGTATTGAACAATCTGTACTG GTCAAGTAACGTGCGAGAAAGGAAACTAAAGAGGCATTATTTGAATGGGATGAGGATGATTGCTTCTTAA